One segment of Triticum aestivum cultivar Chinese Spring chromosome 2A, IWGSC CS RefSeq v2.1, whole genome shotgun sequence DNA contains the following:
- the LOC123185507 gene encoding uncharacterized protein, translated as MVNMAATAPSRRLLLLLLGLNLLTSSTSTAPYDPPTVPELMDRFGLPRALLPKTARRYLLHSDGSFELFLDDGCEIEAGGYRVLYDIKLSGSVAPGAVTGLEGVRVRVLFVWVPVTGVEVGGGVVTLSVGPVKKSFPAVGFKANPLCSTGAAVVDVA; from the coding sequence ATGGTCAACATGGCGGCCACAGCCCCCAGCCGCcggctcctcctgctcctcctcggcCTGAACCTCCTCACTAGCTCCACCTCGACGGCGCCCTACGACCCTCCCACCGTGCCGGAGCTAATGGATCGGTTCGGCCTCCCGCGCGCTCTCCTCCCGAAAACCGCCCGGCGGTACCTCCTCCACTCCGACGGCTCCTTCGAGCTCTTCCTCGACGACGGCTGCGAGATCGAGGCCGGGGGCTACCGCGTCCTGTACGACATCAAGCTCTCCGGGTCCGTGGCGCCCGGGGCGGTCACGGGGCTCGAGGGCGTCCGCGTGCGCGTGCTGTTCGTCTGGGTCCCCGTCACCGGCGTCGAGGTTGGCGGCGGGGTCGTCACCCTCAGCGTCGGTCCCGTCAAGAAGTCGTTCCCTGCCGTTGGCTTCAAGGCCAATCCGCTTTGCAGTACCGGCGCCGCCGTCGTGGATGTAGCTTAG